Proteins encoded in a region of the Antedon mediterranea chromosome 2, ecAntMedi1.1, whole genome shotgun sequence genome:
- the LOC140040171 gene encoding microspherule protein 1-like, whose product MLSISDTKVPDSDNSAVQQDQAKKEPKTEIEVPPPSATNKSEPIKPNQESTAPASISSPVIASPRVITTATPSPASSTASIFNSPKNFPVSASSLLTPPNTVDPLQVKRRSSSRPIKRKKFDDELVESSLVKSTKAKLPTLQQPEVVPSSSSTTTEPAPVEKKKISRATTVKRTKKPKAVIPTLKDVGRWKPQDDLALITGVQQTNDLKAVYTGVKFSCHFTPKEVEERWYALLYDPAVSKVAQQAMAALHPDIKVAVLSKALYSVAEEKLLGTITSMSQPTVDIFQNLLNDNPTVFHPTRTAKILQTHWLLMKQYHLLPDQSVQPMPKGDHVLNFSDAEDMLTDANLKNPSDEVVEQELTIADRRQKREIRHLENEIAKWQVLVDHVTGLNSVDFDNQTLAVLRGRLVRYLMRSKEITLGRSTKDNNIDVDLSLEGPAWKISRRQGIIKLRNSGDFYIANEGTRPIYIDGKPILKGQKHKLDNNSVVEITGLRFIFLINQDLINAIRSEAAKIGF is encoded by the exons ATGTTATCCATTAGCGATACTAAGGTGCCAGATAGTGATAATAGTGCAGTACAGCAAGATCAAGCCAAAAAAGAACCAAAAACAGAAATTGAAGTACCACCACCGTCAGCAACTAATAAATCTGAACCAATCAAACCTAACCAAGAATCAACAGCCCCAGCATCTA tatCATCACCAGTAATAGCATCTCCAAGAGTTATAACTACTGCGACACCATCGCCAGCCTCGTCAACCGCCAGTATATTCAACAGTCCAAAGAATTTTCCAGTTTCAGCCTCCTCGCTGCTCACACCTCCCAATACAGTTGACCCTTTACAGGTAAAGCGAAGAAGCTCATCTAGGCCAATCAAACGAAAGAAGTTTGATGATGAGCTTGTGGAAAGTAGCTTAGTGAAGAGTACAAAAGCAAAGTTACCAACATTACAACAGCCTGAGGTagtgcctagtagtagtagtaccaCCACAGAACCTGCTCCAGTCGAAAAAAAGAAG ATTTCGAGAGCAACCACTGTAAAAAGAACAAAGAAACCCAAGGCAGTGATACCAACGTTGAAGGATGTTGGTCGCTGGAAACCTCAAGATGATCTAGCCTTGATAACAGGGGTTCAGCAG aCAAATGATCTGAAAGCAGTGTATACAGGTGTCAAATTCTCCTGTCATTTTACACCAAAAGAAGTTGAAGAAAGATGGTATGCCTTGTTATATGATCCTGCCGTATCTAA AGTTGCACAACAAGCAATGGCCGCCTTGCATCCAGATATAAAAGTTGCTGTTCTGAGTAAAGCACTCTACAGTGTTGCGGAGGAGAAGCTTCTTGGAACCATTACATCT ATGAGCCAGCCTACAGTTGATATATTCCAGAACTTATTGAATGATAATCCAACTGTATTCCATCCAACAAGAACAGCTAAAATACTTCAAACTCATTGGCTACTGATGAAACAATATCACCTTCTTCCTGACCAATCAG ttcAACCAATGCCTAAAGGAGACCATGTCTTAAATTTCTCTGATGCTGAGGATATGCTGACGGATGcaaatttaaa AAATCCATCAGATGAGGTAGTCGAACAAG aatTAACAATAGCAGATCGACGGCAAAAACGAGAGATAAGACATTTGGAAAATGAGATAGCTAAATGGCAAGTGCTTGTAGATCATGTGACAG GCCTAAACTCAGTAGATTTTGACAATCAGACTTTAGCAGTGCTCAGAGGACGATTGGTTCGTTACCTTATGAGATCCAAAGAG atTACACTAGGCAGGTCGACGAAAGATAACAACATAGATGTAGATTTGTCGCTTGAAGGGCCGGCCTGGAAGATATCTAGGCGGCAGGGTATTATAAAACTCCGAAACAGTGGTGACTTCTACATTGCTAATGAAGGAACCAGACCAATATATATTGATGGTAAACCTATTTTGAAGGGACAGAAACATAAACTTGATAACAACTCGGTTGTTGAA ataacTGGATTAAGATTCATCTTCCTAATAAATCAAGACCTGATAAATGCCATCAGATCAGAAGCAGCCAAGATCGGTTTTTAa